CAGCTATCTTTATGAAATCTGGGTTATATAAATCGACTCCCCATTCTGGGTATCCCATTACTTCTTGTTCAAATTTTATCATTCCTAATTTAGAATTATTATAAACGATTATTTTAACTGGAAGATCATATTTCTTAGCAGTTATCATTTCCATCATGGTCATAGTAAAACCTCCATCTCCTACAAAAGAAATAACTTGTCTTTTGTTTTCTACAGCAAAAGAAGCTCCTACACTTCCTGGGACTCCAATGCCCATTGAACCTAGCCAAGCAGAAAATATAAAGGTTTGCTCCCCTGAAGCTCTAAAGTGTCTAGCAGTCCACATAGTCACATTTCCAGTATCAGTAACTATTACCGCGTCTTTCTTACACTTCTGGGAAACTATATAAGCTACTCTCTGAGGTTTCATTGGTTTATCTAAGTTATTCTCCTGCTTACTTATAGAATCTAGCCAATCTTCTTTCTTTCCTTTTAACTCTTTATAAAATTTATCTGATTTCTCCTCGACATCTATATTTAGGAACTCAGCAACTGGAATCGGATAAGAGAGATCAACATCTAACCTCTTACCTATATTAGAATTATCTATATCAACCTGTATTACTTTGGCACTCTTATTTAGAAAATTAACGTAAGGAAACGATGTGCCTAACATTATTAATAAATCAGCCTTATCCATCGCCTCTATGGAAGGCTTAGTTCCTAAAAGACCTATTCCGCCCATAACTTTAGGATCTAAATCTGGTAAAATCCCCTTACCATTTAGTGCATATATTATTGGTGCTCCTATTTTTTCAGCAAACCTATTTATCTCTTTACTTAAGCCTCTGGTCCCTCCTCCAATTAGTAAAACTGGTTTCTCACTTTCTTTGATTAATTCCTTAGCTCTAGAAAAATCTATCGAATATTTAACTTTACCTACTTCAGTATTCTTGCTACCCTTATATTCTGAAGACTTTCTGAGAGTATCTACTGGTAAATTTATGTGAGCTACTCCCCTTTTAGAAATAGCCTCTCTTATAGCCCTCCTTATTATATATTCCGCGTTTTCTGGATTAATTAAAATTTGATTATATACTGCCACATCATCAAATAACTTAGTTAGGTTCACTTCTTGAAAATAATCGTGACCTATCATATCTGACTCTACTTGTCCAGTTAGCGCTATTACTGGAGCATGATCCATTTTTGCATCGTATAATCCATTTAATAAATGGATTGATCCAGGACCAGAAGTTCCCATACACGCTGAAGGCTTGCCAGTTATTTTCGCTTCAACCGAGGCAGCAAAAGCTGCACCTTCTTCATGTCTTACCTGTACGTATTTTACTTTAGATTTCCTTATTGCGTCAACTAAAGGGTCAATGGAGTCTCCAGGAATGCCATATATTCTTTGAATTCCACTATCTTCTAATACTTTTATTATTACTTCTGCAACTGATGGCATAAAATAAATATTTTACTTATTCCTTTATAGTCTTTTTCATAATAGCTTCAACAGGCTTATAACTTCTCTCAATGCAAAATATGAAAAACATTGAGAAAAGCTTGTATTATTATGAGACAAAACTTATAATAGATAATAAACTAAAGATGAACAAAATGGAAAGAATTAACTCAGTCTATGAGCTATCGTATTCATTATTGATGGTTATTGGTCCGTTCTCTGCTTTAATTTTATTGAGAGTTAAAGATTTAGTTCCTCTCATCGCTTTAATACCTTCCATTATTTTCTCGTTAATTATAGATAGAATTTTTATATATAATATTAAAACACATAATTTAAGTGATTTAAACTCGATTTTAAGAAATATTTCAGAAAATGGAAAATTAATAAAAATATTTATTTTTTATATATTACTTGCAAACATTGGTTCTATAGTTAATTTAGCAATCATAAATATTTCTGAGAGATTACCGATAACTACTAGCTTTATAACTAAATTCTCCTTGATAAATACTCTATTAGGATCGGGATCGTTAATTAGCAGCGTTGTAATAATTAAGAATAATTCTCTTAATTCAAAATCAGTATTATTAAGTTGGATTATTTTATCTACTTATCCTTTCGTAATTTTTCTACTATATTACTTTAAATTTTATATTTTATTAACATATATTTTTCTTGCTTTTTCTTTTCTTAACGGATTCTTTAACTCCATATTATCAATATTTATAACGAGTAAAATACAAGAAAATTCAAAAGAATATATAGCTACAACATTTTCTATTCTAAATTTTATATCAAATATAATCAGTATACCGTTATTATATATAGAAGGATTATTTTATAGATATATCTTGATAATCCTAATAATTTCATCATTATCTTTATTTGTTAGTATATCTATTCTCAAAAATCTTGGATAATTTTCGTAGATCTAAACATTAATTGAAAATGAAGATAACGTAAGCAATAAGCTATAAATTATTGTATGCAAAAATAGTTTTATAGATTATAAATACTATTTAAATTTAATTTGCTATTAACTTAGTGATTACATTACTTGATAGTGTCGTCATTAGGGTATAAATTCTTGTATTACTAGGATTACTTATGGGTAGGAAGCTTGTAATTAGGCATGACATTTCTTGTCCCTCTTGTGGTAGTCATCATTTTGTTAAGTGTGGTAAGTCTTGGGGTAGGCAGGAGTTTTTGTGTAGGGATTGTGGTAAGCGTTTTTTGGGTGATACTTCTAGGCATCATTCTAGGAAGCTTAGGGAGGAGGCTTTGAGGTTATGTGCTAATGGTATGAGTATGAGGGCTATTGCTAGGGTTTTAAATGTTCCCTTGGGTACTATGTTCACAACGTTATGGTAAGCAAAGGTATGAGAAGTTAGTTGATTTGTGGGGTAAGGCTAAGGATTTGGTTAAGGGTAAGGTTGTTGGTGAGATGTGGACTTACTTGTTTAAGGCATTTTACAAGTGGGTTTTCATTTGTTTCGTTTATACTTCCCTAGGCCTTTATTTTCAGTTGGTGATAGGGATGAGAGGGTCTTCAAGGAAATTTTGGAATATGCTCCAGAGGGTGGGTGAGTGATGATTATAATGTATACTTCTCCTTGAGGAATCATACCGTAGTCAAGTTTGTTAACCCTAATGAGTCTTTACACTCCTCGTTGAGGGATAGGCTCGTTAAGAGGGATACTAAGGCTGTAAGTAGGAGTTTGGAGATGATTAAGTATTCTCTAGCAATAGTCTTATGGGAGAGAAGGCTGATCCCTGAATTTATACCCTAATGACGACACTATCCATTACTTTAACACTTAATCTTTCTTCTCTAATTTATATTTATTAATCTCAATAAGAGATAAATAGCTTATGAAAAAAGATATTATAAGATTGTGGCAATTCTTAAAAAATATTGATGATATTAAGTGGAGTCAGCAAGAAGACAAGGGATATGAAGTAGTTAATAAACACTGGGAATATTGTGGAATTAATGAAAAACCTAATTATAATATAGAGAGTTATTATTTATCCCTTTGGTTAACCTATATATACGATTATAGGCAAAGAACCGAATTATTATGGCCCGATACAGAAGATGAAAGCAGTGGCAAGGGTTTAGCTATAATGATGTATATTACATATTTATATATTGATCAAAAACTAGAAATTGAGAATATAAAACAAAAGGTTTATAATAGACAACTAGACCGACTTTGTATTTGTAGCCAGCTATGTATCCCAGCTAGGACTAATTGGAAATATCCTCTTCAAAGTCTATGGAGAACTTTAAAAATATTAAATAATTTTAATAGAAATATTGTAGAATTGATGAAATATGTATATAATATTGATGAAACAGAACCAATAAGAAACGTAGCATATGCACTATATCTTATTACGTATGATTTTAAAAAAGATGAAAATGAGGTAATGAGTATTTTATACGATAAAGAGCTATTTAAAAAGGAAAAATTGAAATGGAAGAAAAGTAAAAATTATTATCATAAAAGAGTATGGGCTGGCGTTAGGGACTTTTTTAAAGGATCATACAGTAAAGAATTCCTATCTAAATTAAATTGGAATAAATTATATTTAGAGCAATTAGAATTGCCAGGCGATATACATAACATTTATTTTATAGAAAATATAGGGCTAGATTCTTTATTAGAAGATATATTGGATGATATTCCAGATGATTATAGAGCTATGTTAAGGAAATTTTACGAAGAAAATAGAGATGCCTTAAGGCAAATGAATTTATATGTGGAACAATTTGACGTGACTTATGATTATGATAGAGAAATGTGTAAAAAAGCTAGGTGTAAAATTTGCCCTTTATATGTAGGTCAGAAACATAAAATAAATTTAAATAATATAATAAAGAAAATTTATCATAAAGAAAATTTAGAGAAAATAATAGAAATTACTCCAATTAGACTATGCAACGGATGGAATGGGTAATAATTTACAAAAATTAAGTGCTAGAAAGAGAGTATAATAATAGCATAATTATTTAAATTTTTAAATTAATTTTTATTATATATAGATTCTTATCAATCTTCTCTTACACAAGACTAAAGTGATTAAATAATTCGTCACCTCTAAACAATCTAAGCTATCATCCCTTAACACATTAACTAATCCTAAAGTATGCTTATATTTAATATTTAAATATAACATAAATCACTTAAATTTAGATTTGATTTAAATTCTAGAACGAAAAGCAAAGATTTAGTTAATGAAATACTGTATGAATATTATATGTGAATTATATAAAACAGATAAGCTCTTAAAAATATATAACGTAGCTTTCTTAACTTAATAGAACGTCTTAACTAGTTTTAATTTAACT
The genomic region above belongs to Saccharolobus caldissimus and contains:
- a CDS encoding pyruvate oxidase, with product MPSVAEVIIKVLEDSGIQRIYGIPGDSIDPLVDAIRKSKVKYVQVRHEEGAAFAASVEAKITGKPSACMGTSGPGSIHLLNGLYDAKMDHAPVIALTGQVESDMIGHDYFQEVNLTKLFDDVAVYNQILINPENAEYIIRRAIREAISKRGVAHINLPVDTLRKSSEYKGSKNTEVGKVKYSIDFSRAKELIKESEKPVLLIGGGTRGLSKEINRFAEKIGAPIIYALNGKGILPDLDPKVMGGIGLLGTKPSIEAMDKADLLIMLGTSFPYVNFLNKSAKVIQVDIDNSNIGKRLDVDLSYPIPVAEFLNIDVEEKSDKFYKELKGKKEDWLDSISKQENNLDKPMKPQRVAYIVSQKCKKDAVIVTDTGNVTMWTARHFRASGEQTFIFSAWLGSMGIGVPGSVGASFAVENKRQVISFVGDGGFTMTMMEMITAKKYDLPVKIIVYNNSKLGMIKFEQEVMGYPEWGVDLYNPDFIKIAESIGFKGFRLEEPKEAEEIIEDFLNTKGPALLDAIVDPNERPMPPKLTFKQVGEYVLSIFREKLEGI